The Catellatospora citrea DNA segment GCGGGCAGCTCGTCCGGGCCCAGCTCGGTGACGTAGCGCCAGAACTCCCGGACCGCCTCCTCCGCCGACTCCGCCTCGATCGGCAACGCGACGCTGACCAGCCACTCCCTACTCACCCGCTCATCCCATCACAGCGCCCTGGCGGGAACGTGGCAGCCTGCCAGGTGGTCGTCGACCATGCCGGTGGCCTGCATGAGCGCGTACGCGGTGGTGGGGCCGACGAAGCGCAGGCCGCGCTTCTTCAGCTCCTTGGCCATCGCGACAGAGGCGTCCGAGGTGGCGGGCACGTCGGCCCGGGCGGCGGGCCGGGGGCGGCCGGGCGGCGGCGCGTACGACCACAGCAGCGCGCTCAGCCCGCCGGGCAGCTCCAGCGCCACCCGGGCGTTGTGCAGCGTCGCCTCGATCTTGGACCGGTTGCGCACGATCCCGGCGTCGCCCAGCAGCCGCTCGACGTCGTCCGGCCCGAACGCGGCCACCGTCGCGAGGTGGAAACCGGCGAACGCCGCCCGGAACGCGGGCCGCTTGCGCAGGATCGTGATCCAGGACAGTCCGGACTGGAACGCCTCCAGGCTCACCCGCTCGAACAGCGCGTCGTCGCCGCGCAGCGGGGTGCCCCACTCCTCGTCGTGGTAGGCGCGGTACTCCGGCGCACCGGCCGACCACGCGCAGCGTGCCAGCCCGTCGTCACCGACGATGAGGTCGCTCACCCTATTGCCCCCTTACTCGAACGCGAATAGCCTTCGGAACTCATGGAGCTCCCGGCCTTCCCACCGGTGGTGCTGTACTCGGTGCCGCTGTTCATTCTGCTCATGGTCCTCGAACGCGTGTCCTACTGGTTCCATCCCGACGCCGACGAGGTCGGTTACGGCGGCAAGGACACCGCGACGAGCCTGAGCATGGGCCTGGGCAGCCTCGGCTGGGACGTGCTCTGGGGCATCGGCACCGCCGCCGCGACCAGCGCGATCTACCTGCTCACCCCGCTGCGCATCGAGTTCCACTGGTGGGCGCTGCCGCTGTTCCTCATCGCGCAGGACCTCTGCTACTACTGGTCGCACCGCGGCCACCACATGATCCGCCTGCTGTGGGCCTCGCACGTGGTGCACCACTCGTCGCAGACGTTCAACCTGTCCACGGCGCTGCGCCAGTCCTGGACCGGGTTCACCGGGTTCCTGTTCTACCTGCCGCTGGCCGCGGTCGGCGTCAACCCGGCGGTCACCGCGTTCTGCGGCGGCATCAACCTGGTCTACCAGTTCTGGATCCACACCGAGCGCATCGACAAGATGTGGCGACCGTACGAGTTCGTCTTCAACACCCCGTCGCACCACCGCGTGCACCACGCCTCCCAGGGCGGCTACCTCGACCGCAACTTCGGCGGCATCCTGATCATCTGGGACCGGATGTTCGGCTCCTTCGCCCCCGAGCTCGAGCGCCCCGTGTACGGCCTCACCACGAACATCACCACCTACAACCCGCTGCGGGTGGCCTACCACGAGTACGCCGCGATCTTCCGCGACCTGCGCACCCGCCGCGTCCGCGAATGGCTGCCGACCCTGCTCCGCGGCCCCGGCTGGTCCCCCACCGCAGGGACGGCACCCAGCACGGTCGCCGCCACGGCAGTTTCGCGGGCCATGCCGGTCGAATGACGCTGGATCAGGACGCGGCGGAAGGCCTGCGGGCGCGGGCGGTCCGCGCGGCGAGCGCCGTCAGATCCACCTCGACGGGCCAGGGCTGCGCGGTCCGGAAAACCTCGGTCGTATAGTGCGTCGCATACCGGTAGGCGCCGTCCTCCAGCACCAGTTCCGCCAGCGCGATCGTGTCGGCGTCCGGGTCCGGGACGACCACCCAGTAGTACGGCACGCCGGCGCGCGCGTAAAGTACCCGCTTGATCTCGGTGTCCCGCAAGGCCGAGGTCGGCAACACGACCTCCACGACCAACTGCACGCCGTCCACGGGAAACGGCGAATCGTCGATGTAGGCGGCGGGCAGCACCACGATGTCCGGGCGGGGCTCGTTGTGGTCGTCGATCGTGACGGACTGGTCGGTGCCGACCACGTGGTCGCCACCGGGATTGGCGTTCTCGATCAGCTGCGCGATCCAGCGCGCGATCATGTTGTGGGCGCTGGTGGCGGAGGGGGACATGACGATGCTCCCGTCGATCAGCTCGTACCGCGGGCCGACTTCCGGGAGGGTGTGCAGATCGGCAGCGGTGTAACCGCGCACGCCTGGGCGCAGCTGCGCGAGCCTGGCGACGGCAGCGCTCATCGCGTCCCCTTCAGACGTCGTGGGAGCCACGGTCAAAGGCTACCGTGACGGCTCACGATAGAAGGATTCGCTGATAGAAGGTTTCCCCGCTTGGGGTTCACTCACGGCAGGCGGCCGGATTCCACCATTTTCGCGAAGCGCTTCAGGGCCTGCTTGAGGCTGACCTTGGAGCCGGGCCAGAGCAGCGGCCAGGCCAGCCGGCCCGCGACGCCGCCGGGCAGGTGGAACCACTCGTGCCAGACCACCTGGGTGCGGTCGCCGGCCATCGGGGTGCACCGCATGACACCCGGGCCGCGCAGCACCTTGCCCTGATGGACGACCCGCACCTCGTAGGGCGGGTCCACTTTGACCACGCGCATCTCGTCGCGCAGCACCGCCGGACCGGCCACGGTGATCGCCTCGATCACGGTGCCCTCTCCGCCGTCCCCCTCGATCACGCGCACCTTGGTCAGCGGGATCCAGTCGCTCTGCCGCTCCCAGGCCATGAACGCGGCGAACACCCGCTCGGCGGGCGCGGCCACGATGATCGTCGCGGTGACCTCGCCTGCGCCTGGAGCGGTGGGGTCGGTCCCCGTCACCGCCGGACCGGCTCGCCGGCGGCCGCCTCGTCCACCTCGGCGGACACCGGGTCGGTCGCGTGGTCGGCCTCGTCGACCGGCTGCTCGCCGGCCTCGGTCGCGGTCACGGCCGGCTCGGCCGGGTCGACGTCCTCGGCAGGGGTCTCCTCGACGGCGTCCACCGGCGCGTCGACCGCGCCGCCCGCGGTGACCACGCCCAGCGCGCTGGCCCGGGCGCGGGCGAGGGTGTCGGCGTCCTCGACGCGTCCCTCACGCAGCGCGGTGACCTCGGCTTCGAGCACCTGGATCAGCTCGCTCTTGTAGCCGATGTCGTACGCCAGGCGGCGCAGCGTCTGGTCGACCTGCGCCATCCGGTATCCGCGCCAGGTCGGGTCGAACGTCACCCGGGACACGTCGCCCTCGACGAGCGGGCGGTCGGCGGGCAACGGAGTGGCTCGTTCGTCCGGCTCGGCCGGCGCGAGGCCCGGGTCACCACCGGTGACCAGCGTCATCACCCCGAACACCACGGCGCCCACGGTGAGCGCGACGACGATCAGCAGCAGCAGGTTGCCCATGCCCACGATCGTGGCACGAGTGGCGCTTCAGCGCGACCCTGCCACCCGAGCTGTCCGGCCCGTGGCACGGGAACCGTCCGGCTCATTACCCAGCGGTAGCGTAGCGCCGCGAGCGCGCCGCAGCGGCCCGCGCGGGGCCGTCACAGCCAGCGCAGCGCGTTCTTGCGCCAGGCGTAGAGCAGGCCCAATGCCAGTACGGCGACGAAGACGGCCATCTCCACGACCACCGCCAGACCCGACCGGGCATAGACGACGGCCCACGGAAACAGGAACACGGCCTCGACCGCGAACAGCACATACAGGTACGCGTAGACGTAGTAACGAATCTGCATCTGCGCCCAGCCGCCCTCGACCGGGTCGAGTCCGCACTCGTACGTGTCGAGTTTGCCCTCGGCCGCGTTGGGCCGCGACGGGCGCAGCAGCCGGTTCGCCGTGTACGCCCCTCCGATGATCAGCACGCCGACCAGCAGCAGCAACGCCACCGTCGCGTACGCGTCGAGGTAACCGGTCACGACCGCAGCCTAACGGCTGACGTCGCCCTTGGGGATCGGTGCGACGGGGCGGCGGACGGCGCCGGCCGGCGGAGGTACGCGCGGGAATGGCACATCCTTCGCCGAATGGCCGATGGAATGCCACTCTGTGGGACCGACCAGTGATATGCGCGACCCGTCCCACAGCGCGCTGTCGCGTTTATCACGTTCCGCATGGTTTAGCTGGGGGGGCCGTGTCAACGCTATTCCCTACCGCCGACGTAGGCTGACCTTAATCGAGACGTAACAGCACACCACCCCAGCAGGAGGTCGCGTCCAGTGGCCGAACATCGTGAGGGCTCCGGGCAGACCGGTCAGCTCAGCGAGCACGGGCATCCCGCCAAGGAGATCCA contains these protein-coding regions:
- a CDS encoding DNA-3-methyladenine glycosylase I; the encoded protein is MSDLIVGDDGLARCAWSAGAPEYRAYHDEEWGTPLRGDDALFERVSLEAFQSGLSWITILRKRPAFRAAFAGFHLATVAAFGPDDVERLLGDAGIVRNRSKIEATLHNARVALELPGGLSALLWSYAPPPGRPRPAARADVPATSDASVAMAKELKKRGLRFVGPTTAYALMQATGMVDDHLAGCHVPARAL
- a CDS encoding sterol desaturase family protein, yielding MELPAFPPVVLYSVPLFILLMVLERVSYWFHPDADEVGYGGKDTATSLSMGLGSLGWDVLWGIGTAAATSAIYLLTPLRIEFHWWALPLFLIAQDLCYYWSHRGHHMIRLLWASHVVHHSSQTFNLSTALRQSWTGFTGFLFYLPLAAVGVNPAVTAFCGGINLVYQFWIHTERIDKMWRPYEFVFNTPSHHRVHHASQGGYLDRNFGGILIIWDRMFGSFAPELERPVYGLTTNITTYNPLRVAYHEYAAIFRDLRTRRVREWLPTLLRGPGWSPTAGTAPSTVAATAVSRAMPVE
- a CDS encoding Uma2 family endonuclease → MSAAVARLAQLRPGVRGYTAADLHTLPEVGPRYELIDGSIVMSPSATSAHNMIARWIAQLIENANPGGDHVVGTDQSVTIDDHNEPRPDIVVLPAAYIDDSPFPVDGVQLVVEVVLPTSALRDTEIKRVLYARAGVPYYWVVVPDPDADTIALAELVLEDGAYRYATHYTTEVFRTAQPWPVEVDLTALAARTARARRPSAAS
- a CDS encoding SRPBCC family protein, encoding MTGTDPTAPGAGEVTATIIVAAPAERVFAAFMAWERQSDWIPLTKVRVIEGDGGEGTVIEAITVAGPAVLRDEMRVVKVDPPYEVRVVHQGKVLRGPGVMRCTPMAGDRTQVVWHEWFHLPGGVAGRLAWPLLWPGSKVSLKQALKRFAKMVESGRLP
- a CDS encoding DivIVA domain-containing protein translates to MGNLLLLIVVALTVGAVVFGVMTLVTGGDPGLAPAEPDERATPLPADRPLVEGDVSRVTFDPTWRGYRMAQVDQTLRRLAYDIGYKSELIQVLEAEVTALREGRVEDADTLARARASALGVVTAGGAVDAPVDAVEETPAEDVDPAEPAVTATEAGEQPVDEADHATDPVSAEVDEAAAGEPVRR
- a CDS encoding NADH-quinone oxidoreductase subunit A, translating into MTGYLDAYATVALLLLVGVLIIGGAYTANRLLRPSRPNAAEGKLDTYECGLDPVEGGWAQMQIRYYVYAYLYVLFAVEAVFLFPWAVVYARSGLAVVVEMAVFVAVLALGLLYAWRKNALRWL